A genome region from Schistocerca nitens isolate TAMUIC-IGC-003100 chromosome 4, iqSchNite1.1, whole genome shotgun sequence includes the following:
- the LOC126252536 gene encoding nascent polypeptide-associated complex subunit alpha, muscle-specific form-like has product MCSREKDVPAPASDAKGVADRRPAALARSAAPSGPPLMTTTAMAMDLTDTTPETLKTALSAPLPDSEDESSTAPQPRGRSGKQKRRATAVTAAARSSPIEKRAKQDFAPDADGFVPARRTARRMLSSTTPPTAVANSFDALDDAPEPTPRVPAPKKDSHLPPVVLQFRPPYGELQKLLRSWTTAVYTVKPAGRDLYRVTLRTADDYRRVTQEASERGLPFYTHASAPDKVLKIVFRDLPFNMEADHLHRELADLGFYIRTVVKMKSPKSREDMPLFLVVCSDTVENRKLYQLTYRGCEVWKRAIARQRGQTPAPHQKKPATRRPGVSFAAATSGTPSAAPAASVAPAPAASEAVPTPEAPTPPPQLPVAAPGTAFPGTSAGPRPANRRSGGHRPVGTQRLAPSVEQPQVGSHSEAATPPPSSAGAAPAASTADLANLVAQLTALVVMLLLFFLYAYAPNLVDLDPFGYQVY; this is encoded by the exons ATGTGCAGCCGCGAGAAGGACGTACCTGCGCCTGCTAGCGacgcgaagggtgtggcagatcgccgtccggccgcgcttgcgcggtcggcggccccatctggccccccacttaTGACGACCACTGCTATGGCTATGGATTTGACGGACACTACTCCGGAAACGTTGAAGACTGCGCTGTCTGCTCCGCTGCCAGATTCTGAAGATGAGAGCTCTACCGCCCCTCAGCCACGCGGACGCAGCgggaaacagaagaggagggcAACAGCTGTGACGGCCGCTGCTCGCAGCTCGCCGATTGAGAAGAGAGCCAAGCAAGATTTCGCCCCTGATGCCGACGGTTTTGTCCCGGCCCGGCGAACTGCAAGACGCATGCTGTCGTCGACGACGCCTCCAACTGCCGTCGCCAACTCATTCGACGCGCTCGATGACGCACCGGAACCGACGCCGCGCGTTCCTGCGCCGAAGAAAGACTCCCATCTTCCGCCGGTGGTCCTCCAGTTTCGGCCGCCCTatggggaactgcagaagttgttgcgcagctggacaacgGCCGTGTACACAGTGAAGCCTGCAGGGCGTGACCTGTACAGGGTCACACTCCGCACTGCCGATGACTATCGCCGGGTCACTCAGGAGGCGTCTGAGCGTGGTCTCCCTTTCTATACCCACGCTTCCGCACCCGACAAGGTCCTGAAGATTGTCTTCCGCGACCTCCCGTTCAacatggaagccgatcacctgcatcgtgaactcgctgacctgggcttctacatcCGGACCGTCGTGAAGATGAAGTCGCCAAAATCACGTGAAGATATgccgctcttcctggtcgtctgctctgacaccgtggagaaccgcaaactctatcaattgac ttatcgtgggtgtgaggtgtggaagcgtgccatcgctcgACAACGTGGCCAAACACCAGCGCCACATCAGAAGAAGCCGGCAACGAGACGACCAGGCGTCTCCTTCGCGGCGGCAACGTCTGGGACGCCCTCCGCCGCCCCGGCTGCGTCGGTTGCTCCCGCTCCCgccgcatccgaggccgtgccgACACCTGAGGCTCCTACACCTCCACCACAGCTGCCAGTGGCGGCACCGGGTACTGCCTTTCCCGGGACGTCAGCCGGACCGCGCCCCGCCAACCGCCGGAGCGGGGGTCATCGCCCTGTGGGTACCCAGCGCTTGGCACCGTCCGTCGAGCAGCCCCAGGTGGGCTCTCACAGCGAAGCAGCCACGCCTCCCCCCTCCAGCGCCGGGGCCGCGCCAGCTGCCTCCACCGCCGACCTGGCCAACCTCGTCGCGCAGCTCACAGCCCTG